A section of the Pseudorasbora parva isolate DD20220531a chromosome 2, ASM2467924v1, whole genome shotgun sequence genome encodes:
- the si:dkey-16l2.17 gene encoding serine protease 33, producing MLAAGRNAQTLNRMTDSCLQLLLVLLVTGLSACVAQVCGRPPLGKRIVGGVEAPAGAWPWQVDIQMGANGHVCGGSIIAKNWVLSAAHCFPNPSEVSSYRLYMGRHLLNGYNQFELVSQVQRVVVPEGYSSPQEGRDVALVQLRSPVTWSDRIQPVCLPYAGFQFNSGTLCYVTGWGHTQEGVSLTGVGALREVQVPIIDQSACQSMYQILSSDLVTVDILSDMICAGYMEGGKDSCQGDSGGPLVCPVGNGTWIQAGVVSFGLGCAQKNRPGIYSRVSSFASLVRTTVPEAHFFGYAWRSESQTPLVLGLSIALVVFWR from the exons ATGCTGGCAGCAGGTAGAAACGCACAG ACACTGAACAGAATGACTGATTCATGCTTGCAGCTGCTCCTTGTCTTGTTGGTAACAG GTCTGTCAGCGTGTGTGGCACAAG TGTGCGGCAGGCCTCCACTAGGGAAGCGCATTGTTGGAGGAGTTGAAGCACCAGCAGGGGCGTGGCCATGGCAAGTGGACATTCAGATGGGAGCCAACGGCCATGTTTGTGGTGGATCTATAATTGCAAAAAATTGGGTCCTTTCTGCTGCACACTGTTTTCCAAA CCCCTCAGAAGTGTCTTCATATCGTCTGTACATGGGACGCCATCTGCTTAATGGCTATAACCAGTTTGAGTTGGTCAGTCAGGTGCAGCGGGTGGTTGTTCCAGAAGGATACTCAAGCCCTCAGGAGGGCAGAGATGTAGCTTTAGTGCAGCTGCGCTCTCCAGTCACCTGGTCAGACAGGATTCAACCTGTGTGTCTGCCATATGCTGGCTTCCAGTTCAACAGTGGAACCTTATGCTACGTTACAGGCTGGGGACACACTCAAGAGGGTG TCTCACTCACTGGAGTCGGGGCACTACGGGAAGTGCAAGTGCCCATTATCGACCAGTCCGCCTGCCAATCAATGTATCAGATTTTATCATCTGATTTAGTAACAGTTGACATCCTATCAGACATGATCTGTGCAGGATATATGGAGGGAGGCAAGGATTCCTGTCAG GGGGACTCCGGAGGGCCTCTGGTTTGTCCTGTTGGTAATGGGACGTGGATTCAGGCAGGTGTTGTGAGTTTTGGACTTGGGTGTGCTCAGAAAAACCGACCAGGTATCTACTCCAGAGTCTCAAGCTTTGCGAGCCTCGTCCGCACCACAGTTCCAGAAGCTCACTTTTTTGGTTATGCTTGGAGGAGTGAAAGTCAAACACCTCTGGTTCTAGGCCTCTCTATTGCGCTAGTAGTCTTTTGGAGATAG
- the fus gene encoding RNA-binding protein FUS: MASNDYAQTSSHGYGSYGGQSNQSYSQPPGQSYSQQSLGGYSQNSESSSAPYNQSGYGSNYGQSQSGGYGSQAPSQGYSQSSQSYSSGGYNNSSQSPPAQSGGYNQQSSYSGYNQHQSATPSASGNYGNSSQSSGYGQQQQQQGGGVYGGSGGQSGGYGSSGGQSGGYGGSGGQHQSSQHGGGTYSQSPNYSSPPPQNYGQQNQYGQGGYNQDSPPLSGSGGGGRGYGGQDGGYSQDGRGGRGRGGGGGFGGRGVSGFDRGGRGGPRGRGGMGMGDRGGFNKFGGPRDHGAGGPNMQEPDNSDNNTIFVQGLGDNYTVDSVADFFKQIGIIKINKKTGLPMINLYTDRETGKLKGEATVSFDDPPSAKAAIDWFDGKDFNGNPIKVSFATRRAEFGRGGGSMRGGRGRGGPMGRGGFGGGRGGGFPGNNGNGGGGNGNGNGGGGQQRAGDWKCSNPTCGNLNFSWRNECNQCKAPKPEGSGGGMSPMGGAFGGDRGRGGFDRGGFRGRGGDRGGFRGGRGGDRGGFGAGKMDSRGDHRHDRRDRPY; encoded by the exons ATGGCGTCAAATG ATTATGCTCAAACCTCAAGCCATGG TTATGGCAGTTATGGAGGACAGTCCAACCAGAGTTACAGTCAACCCCCTGGCCAAAGTTACAGCCAGCAGAGCTTAGGAGGATACAGCCAAAACTCAGAGAGCAGCTCTGCTCCTTATAATCAGAGTGGATACGGCTCCAATTATGGACAGTCCCAGTCAG gaggaTATGGGTCTCAGGCCCCGTCTCAGGGCTATAGTCAGTCAAGCCAGTCATACAGCTCTGGAGGCTACAATAACAGCAGCCAGTCTCCACCAGCTCAGAGTGGAGGCTACAACCAGCAGTCTTCTTACTCGGGCTATAACCAGCATCAGTCTGCTACTCCATCGGCTTCTGG TAACTATGGTAACAGCTCCCAGTCGTCTGGTTACGGTCAGCAACAACAGCAACAGGGTGGGGGTGTTTATGGTGGCAGCGGGGGTCAGTCTGGAGGATATGGGAGCAGCGGAGGACAGAGCGGTGGATACGGGGGTAGTGGGGGCCAACACCAGTCCTCTCAGCATGGAGGAGGGACTTACAGCCAATCTCCCAATTACAGCTCCCCTCCACCTCAAAACTATGGACAACAAAATCAGTACGGACAGGGAG GTTACAACCAGGATTCCCCACCATTAAGTGGTAGTGGTGGAGGAGGAAGAGGTTATGGTGGTCAGGATGGCGGATATAGCCAGGATGGTAGAGGTGGGCGTGGCCGCGGAGGTGGAGGTGGCTTTGGAGGTCGAGGAGTGAGTGGGTTTGACAGAGGTGGGCGTGGAGGACCCCGTGGCAGAGGAGGAATGGG AATGGGCGATCGTGGAGGATTCAATAAGTTTGGTG GGCCCAGGGATCATGGAGCTGGTGGGCCCAATA TGCAGGAGCCGGATAACTCTGACAACAACACCATATTTGTGCAAGGGCTTGGAGACAACTACACTGTGGACTCAGTCGCAGACTTCTTCAAACAGATCGGCATCATCAAG aTCAATAAGAAGACAGGATTACCCATGATTAATCTGtatacagacagagagacagggAAGCTTAAAGGGGAGGCTACTGTTTCATTTGATGACCCCCCTTCAGCAAAAGCAGCCATTGATTGGTTTGATG GTAAGGATTTTAATGGAAATCCAATCAAGGTGTCCTTCGCCACTCGCAGAGCTGAATTTGGACGTGGCGGTGGCAGCATGAGAGGTGGTCGTGGGCGAGGAG GGCCAATGGGCCGTGGGGGGTTTGGGGGAGGCAGAGGGGGTGGTTTCCCGGGTAACAATGGCAATGGCGGTGGTGGAAATGGCAATGGCAATGGTGGTGGCGGGCAACAAAGAGCAGGAGACTGGAAATGTTCAAATCC AACATGTGGGAATTTGAACTTCTCATGGCGAAATGAGTGTAATCAGTGCAAAGCTCCAAAACCGGAAGGAAGTGGAGGAGGAATGTCACCGATGGGAG GTGCTTTTGGAGGAGACAGGGGCAGAGGCGGTTTCGATCGAGGTGGTTTCCGTGGCCGTGGTGGTGATCGAGGTGgcttcagaggagggagaggaggTGACCGGGGAGGATTCGGAGCTGGAAAAATGGACTCAAG gGGTGATCACAGACATGACCGCAGAGACCGACCTTACTAA